The nucleotide window AGCGACTCCGACGAGCCAATCAGGAAGAAGGCCAAAAGAAAGAAGAAGACAAACGGGAAGGAAAAGAAGAAGACGGCTAAGAAGCAGAAAGCAGGTAAGCTTTGAAAATGTGTGGTCGTTCAAGAAGTaggtatttagggttctcaaagGTTGGCAATGCATAATCGGCGAtaaccgcttcccatcaggcggctcgtctgctttctattacatacaaaaaaaactctaagaacaaataaaattactttctattaatactattaattttgtttcggtttaaaaaatgtgttttgCCGAGTTTCTTGCCGgacccatattgggataccctcctctaattgggggggggggggggatttaaatcttctcgggcagtggtgtagggttggagccggcgtagctttatttgacgttcataagcgcattatAATATgcctactgtttttttttaatggcatTGCGCTCCTGGCGCATTCAGCCAGACGAGTAAGGCAGGGAAACGGAATTAAAGgattacatgaaaaataaactAGAGAGGCTAAGccaggggtcaccaattagtCTTGTTCAGAGATCCggttcttaaaataaaaaagttaatttataaaatctaCTTGAGTTTATAAATTaagcaaaataataaaataggtcAGCGGTGCGGACCGCGGTCCCAGGCGCGGATCCACCGTTGTGGGCACGGTGGGCATGCCCACAACCCTAATAGGGTGCCCTATTGATTCCCCGAGTAGaattacgccgatttttgtttcgcagACGCTTTGGCAGAGGAACATTTGGCTGAATTTCATTAGGTATAAGTTGATCGATACGCAGATTTATTTTTCGTTAGAATGATAGTTTGGTGAACGTCAAAATTGCCCGAGTAAATTAACCATTGCACCATTGGCCGAAAGACGGTACCAAGGTACTTAGTTAAATAGCACTCCTAGCTCtcataagtatttatatcagCTGACAACTCAAATTATTAGTGATACAGaatataaacaattttttaaattgttaagttatggagtcttaaatttaaacattcagaaatttttgtacaatttcttaaaataattccaGCTTTTAATTGACTGTCATAGGAGTTTTAGAGCGCAGGTCTAATGGGTATGAAAAGGGCCAGGGCAAAGACCTTACAaaaaatcgcatgccattttTGGTGAAATTCCGACTACTTTTTAAGTATAGGGGCAAGTGCTCTACATGTGGACATTTTCCAGATTTTGGCCTTttgttcataaattataaactattgacaatgtcaaaaacttatttatttcttttgaataataattaaatagtctATAATTGCAGACTAGTTTTATCACGTTAGCTAAATAGGAACCagagatataaaataaatgttaaaatggaTATTTGTGTCCATAGGTACGATACGACTTCTGTTTGTACGGTctgccaagaaagtggtctaccacttttcgactctatcaatcagatgatagagtcgaaaagtggtaaaccgctttcttggctgactgtacctatggaCTGTATGATATTAGGCAGGTTTTGTACCTATGGACAATATTCTTGGTACAACTTTTCAGCAATTATTTTGGACTTGATATTGTCTCCAGGGTCTACAAAGACCTCGGAATCATCGATTAGTACGCAAAGCTTTAGACGAATAAAGCTTGATTTTTCGTTAGTCAGGGTGTCCATAGGTACACTACTCTGCCTCCTTTTTATTAACCATACTATTTAGTTATCAATTAAACATCTGGCGAAATGCGAAAACTGTAGAAAACTGTTGAAGCTTATTTTGTGATTATTTACACACTTGTATCATTTACCGAATTcacaaaaaacatttatattacgaggataaaaatttagttacctattaataaaataacacttttataatatacaACTACAAGTTattaacataattttttttcagaGCAAAAAAAATCTCCGTACATTTATAAATATGGTGAATAACTAATTGTAAATACTTTATTCTGTTGAGAAGTCAAGCTATTGTAATATACatggaaaacatttatttacataaaattgttagtaatataagaaaatgatttttttaagttCACGATGGTAGTCTATCGTTAGTAGTTCTTTAAATACCGGCAGTGTCCACAGGTAAAACCGTCCACACtacttatacttatatgtaGTGTCATCGAGTGGCACTTGACaaaaactttaattttttttataaaaccttaCTCGACTGAAGGTTGCTTGATGAAAAGATTACTCTACCAAATGAAATTCTTCTAATAATTGGTCtgctaatttacacagaagcgaaCTGAATGATATGTGAATCAAGAGTCTACCAAAAGTTAGTCGATCAAAAGTTACATTTACGAATAATTGACTCTGCGAAACAATTTTCGGCGAAACGTTGTAAGCGAATCGACAATCTGCTAAAAATTGGTTGGTGGCAATTAGGGTAGGTACCCCAGCTGAATACAGAGCCCTAATTATTTACTAACAGGGGCAATTATTTCTAGCTTAATGCCAGCTTTTAATTTACAGCCGAAGGAGTTTTTTAGCGTAGTTATCTATCTAAGTGTGTATAGACTGAAATAAATCGCTTGCGATCCCTCTGCGAATTTATTGGTCGGGGAATCATCAGGTCCCCTGAACCCCCACTTAACCgattttggagtggctgtgaccaCAACCTTTTTTGAGGGCTGGATCCGCGCCTGCGCGGTCCGCCATTTAGTGACCCCTGGGCTAAGCTCTCTGCACCGTGTTTATCCGgcactatccggccggataccgaatagtgacctactatcgggccggataccggatagtaaaagcgtttgatttcggagtaaacaagaTTGAACTTAAGAAACACTCACGGTCATAATGCTCATAATgatactcgtttattattttaaaacaattcatacattccactgacttgcacgcgcactcatttcaaacctagaaatgagtccgcgtgaacgttcactaggaaataggtcaaaacctgcacaatgcgcacctgaaaaaacgaaatgtaggtatagttccgccggccgaatattcggcgttcggataccgaatattccgCCGATGTTCTGGCCGAATacccggtatccggccaaacaactatccgtttcATCTCTAATCTGTAActaataacaaatatgtttacaaCTAACCTCTATTATAGCTTCTTGTAGTGAGAGAACAAGATATACTTTTGCTTTGCACAGACACAGCCCAGCTCTCCGAAGGCACAGAAACTTCACAACCCGCACAGCTCTCCGAAGGCACAGAAACTTCCCAACCCGCACTGCTCACCGAAGAAATACACATCAAAGAAGAAATCCATATAGAGTACTCCGATGACTCCAGCGATGAATATTTAGAAGTACCCGTTGAAAGTGAGTCCGGGCAGTCGAAGAAAAAGAGGAAATGGATCCGGGACAAGAGCGAAGGTGAAACGGAGTACAAACAGTTATGCAGAGAGAGCGATGagatattttatgaacatatgAACATGTCTAAGGCGTCTTTTGAAGAGTTACATAGTATGGTGGAGCTGCTGATTGAGAAGACAGATACGAATTTTAGAAAATGCATATCGACGCGGGAGAGACTCGCGATATGCTTGAGGTATGTAAAGTTAGTTTCGTttcgattaagtcccgttgtacaatttagtaatgtgtaaaaatcgtgatagtttaaatcagtgttaagttaatttattattatacacTGGCAGTTATAAGTTATATTAATGTGCTGTCGGATACCTTCCAAAATTGCGAATATTCTACTTGGcaaaaagtctgaaatttcccatatttttgtatacaccgtgttttttttgatttccgttaatttcaagggtgcattcctgagcttaaatcaagtaactttctcaaagacaccgatgttctaattaagtccatttcggagataatccataatttttttttttcctataaggcctctacaagcgtgtacacttgccttagggccggcttacatattgattagtgtttagaatgagttcatacatttgctactaaacttaagtacaatctcggtcgattgatgtacgaaatgacattgatatgtcacagatttcaattgtttggttgagttaaatgtaatgcccgtgttacaacaacgctatatgctacatttaattactttttaaacaaaaaaaaaacaaaaaagaaaacaaaaacaaatttttttttgaaaattaactatgccatttagttcttataaacgtacttaactataccccgaagttaacggaattcaataaaaacacggtgtagaaATCAAAATTTTCCATTCAAAAAATAAAAGTTGCCTgtgaaattttaattaaattgccGAGAACTTATCCAACTTTCCACAAATTGGGCGTCTGTAGTGATACAGGATGGTTTTTCTACCCATAGCCATATTTTGCGAGGTGAATATAATTATAGGACATAGgtaaagagcaatttttacgAATTTTTACTTCACCATGGACGTCCATGGAAATGACACGAGACTATACGTCTGTATCTTTCGGTATTTcagtaaaagtaaacaaacaatttgtacattttcgggagTTACAActacatttattggttaaccgaccaattacaaaaccgcctggatcagtcactgaacgacctgactttaaactacattatttgatcatgtaatgttttcatctagattttgtttacttttaattaaatacctaaagatacagagtatagtacaCTCTGCCACGAAAATCGTCTTATacaaaagtttatttttttctgaatgACATGGGTTTACATGTAAAGCTTAAGCTGGAAATAATAGTCAAGACTCTAAATTACAATTATATTGTATGTTTCTCGTAGGGTTTTACGATTTTATAAGAATTTTCGCGAGTTAGTAAGTAAAGGTTatagttaattttgaaataatgtCAAGTAATGCAgaagaattataaaaaaaaacgatataaTTGATCTAAAGTTATAGTTTTcccttaatttaaatttttttattgattgcTATTCTCAAAAACGTTGATCTATtaacataggtaggtaattttattacatttattctTCTCTCGTTTTCAGACACCTCCGCTCCGGGCTATCTTTCAAAGATCTCTCGGACAAATACAGGGTGGGCCGGACCACGGTGTCCGCCATCGTCAAGGACGTCTCGCGCGCCCTCTGGGGCACGTTACAGCCCGTCTACATGCCCGCGCCAAGAGAGCATACATGGAGGCAAGCGGAGGCAGACTTCAAAGAAATCTGCAAATTTCCTAATTGTGTAGGCAGCGTAGGAGGACGACATATCATCGCCAAGCAGTTGTCAGAAGACAAAAGATACAAAACAACATCTCAGACTGAAGAATACCCTAGAGTTTCAGACAAAAATTGTCTTAGAAGATTTGTAACCATCGCCCTTCTAGCTGTCACCGATCCGTATAACAAAATCCTCGCGTTAGACATAGGAAACTATGCAAAAGACGGACATATTAATATATTAGAAAACTCCAAGTTTTTTGGGAAATATATGGAGAAAAAAGACTTTCTACCATGGACCCCGCTGCCTGGTCAAACCGAGCCGTGCCCGTATGTCCTTTTAAGCGATGGAGCGTTCACTATTCGACATAATTTGTTAAGAGTCTTCCCGAAGACTCAAGGTTTCACTCcgcagaaaaaaatattcaaccaGTATCTTGAGAAAGCTTGTACTGTGGATAAAACCTTTGAAATGCTCATGAAATCATGGACGATTCTGCTCGGTCCTATGGAGACTCAGATAGACGCAGCTGTCGCTATGCTCAAAGCGATATGCTGCTTACACAATTTTGTTTTAGCGAAGCATGGTAAAACACTTCCTTATGGAACACCGAAGAAAATTGTTAAAGGTGGAGCGAAGAAATTAAACGCTTTGAAACTGTTCAAACCGACTAATCATAGGGCTTCTAATGTAGCTGTGGCTGTTCGAGACAG belongs to Cydia splendana chromosome 26, ilCydSple1.2, whole genome shotgun sequence and includes:
- the LOC134803536 gene encoding uncharacterized protein LOC134803536; the encoded protein is MVVYHTAQLSEGTETSQPAQLSEGTETSQPALLTEEIHIKEEIHIEYSDDSSDEYLEVPVESESGQSKKKRKWIRDKSEGETEYKQLCRESDEIFYEHMNMSKASFEELHSMVELLIEKTDTNFRKCISTRERLAICLRHLRSGLSFKDLSDKYRVGRTTVSAIVKDVSRALWGTLQPVYMPAPREHTWRQAEADFKEICKFPNCVGSVGGRHIIAKQLSEDKRYKTTSQTEEYPRVSDKNCLRRFVTIALLAVTDPYNKILALDIGNYAKDGHINILENSKFFGKYMEKKDFLPWTPLPGQTEPCPYVLLSDGAFTIRHNLLRVFPKTQGFTPQKKIFNQYLEKACTVDKTFEMLMKSWTILLGPMETQIDAAVAMLKAICCLHNFVLAKHGKTLPYGTPKKIVKGGAKKLNALKLFKPTNHRASNVAVAVRDRFLAYFSHLEPIDLTDDPIEELDPSGLTEASFNDPNESITDDFSQMTEKTSVDNTDKIEESDPSESTEAVTSFTGPNESITDHFKSQITPDKSKSVENINKTSDSVEMTDVSFDIKIEPVNEPNDSATVESLNKPKNDSVRVESFNEPNNDGKESQERKHDDDDDDFESMNVLIHSVGASKSFDDVL